In one window of Nomascus leucogenys isolate Asia chromosome 1a, Asia_NLE_v1, whole genome shotgun sequence DNA:
- the FXN gene encoding frataxin, mitochondrial: MWTLGRRAVAGLLASPSPAQAQTLIRAPRPAELAPLCGRRGPRTGIDATCTPRHASSNLHGLNQIWNVKKQNVYLMHLRKSGTLGRPGSLDETTYERLAEETLDSLAEFFEDLADKPYTFEDYDVSFGSGVLTVKLGGDLGTYVINKQTPNKQIWLSSPSRYWRQDGSSQRGMEAESVCWSLEARTLRHKADPLRARTTRGLSPLPAYCPHRLRGSGGAGPRPPAPVFLEEGGRSVGAPCSCACKGTGFRGKIPQLRAV, translated from the exons ATGTGGACCCTCGGACGCCGCGCAGTAGCCGGCCTCCTGGCGTCCCCCAGCCCGGCCCAGGCCCAGACCCTCATCCGGGCCCCGCGGCCGGCAGAGCTGGCCCCACTGTGCGGCCGCCGAGGCCCGCGGACCGGCATCGATGCGACCTGCACGCCCCGCCACGCC AGTTCGAACCTCCATGGCCTCAACCAGATTTGGAATGTCAAAAAGCAGAATGTCTATTTGATGCATTTGAGGAAATCTGGAACTTTGGGCCGCCCAGG CTCTCTAGATGAGACCACCTATGAAAGACTAGCAGAGGAAACGCTGGACTCTTTAGCAGAGTTTTTTGAAGACCTTGCAGACAAGCCATACACGTTTGAGGACTATGATGTTTCCTTTGGG AGTGGCGTCTTAACTGTTAAACTGGGTGGAGATCTAGGAACCTACGTGATCAACAAGCAGACGCCAAACAAGCAAATCTGGCTATCTTCTCCATCCAGGTAT TGGCGGCAAGACGGCAGCTCCCAGCGGGGGATGGAGGCCGAGTCAGTCTGCTGGTCGCTGGAGGCCAGGACGCTGCGCCACAAAGCCGACCCGCTCCGGGCCCGCACCACCAGGGGGCTCTCCCCGCTCCCGGCCTACTGCCCACACAGACTGCGGGGTTCCGGGGGAGCAGGACCCAGGCCTCCCGCGCCTGTCTTCTTGGAAGAAGGAGGCCGGAGCGTGGGAGCGCCGTGTAGCTGTGCCTGCAAAGGCACAGGATTCCGCGGGAAGATCCCGCAGCTTCGGGCCGTC